The following are encoded in a window of Kitasatospora fiedleri genomic DNA:
- a CDS encoding alpha/beta fold hydrolase, producing MPELRRVPVNGVELNVALAGSGPAVLLLHGFPHTWELWTDVMAGLADRHRVIAPDLRGFGASGAAATGYDAGTLAEDAAALLAALGVPSAAVVGIDAGAPPAFLLALRRPDLVRRLAVMEAVLGGLPGAEEFLAGGPPWWFGFHRAAPGLAETVLEGHEAAYVDWFLDAGTLGDGVRPALRDAFVRAYTGRRALSRAFSSYRALPESAAQIERAVATARLTVPTMALGARPVGAALERQLRPIADDLTGHLIEDCGHIIPLHRPHALLALLRPFLADGSGVGGGGTEAT from the coding sequence GTGCCCGAACTGCGGCGCGTCCCCGTCAACGGCGTCGAACTGAACGTCGCCCTCGCCGGGTCGGGCCCGGCCGTCCTGCTGCTGCACGGCTTCCCGCACACCTGGGAGCTGTGGACGGACGTCATGGCCGGCCTCGCCGACCGCCACCGCGTCATCGCGCCGGACCTGCGCGGGTTCGGCGCCAGCGGCGCGGCGGCCACCGGCTACGACGCCGGGACGCTGGCCGAGGACGCCGCGGCGCTGCTGGCCGCGCTCGGCGTCCCCTCGGCCGCGGTGGTGGGCATCGACGCGGGCGCCCCGCCGGCCTTCCTGCTCGCCCTGCGCCGCCCGGACCTCGTCCGGCGCCTGGCCGTCATGGAGGCCGTGCTGGGCGGGCTGCCCGGCGCCGAGGAGTTCCTGGCCGGCGGGCCGCCGTGGTGGTTCGGCTTCCACCGCGCCGCGCCCGGCCTCGCCGAGACCGTGCTGGAGGGCCACGAGGCCGCCTACGTCGACTGGTTCCTCGACGCCGGCACCCTCGGCGACGGGGTCCGCCCCGCCCTCCGGGACGCCTTCGTCCGCGCGTACACCGGCCGCCGGGCGCTGAGCCGCGCGTTCTCCTCCTACCGGGCGCTGCCCGAGAGCGCGGCCCAGATCGAACGGGCGGTCGCCACCGCCCGCCTGACGGTGCCGACGATGGCGCTGGGCGCCCGGCCGGTCGGCGCGGCGCTGGAACGCCAGCTCCGCCCGATCGCCGACGACCTCACCGGACACCTCATCGAGGACTGCGGCCACATCATCCCGCTGCACCGGCCGCACGCCCTCCTCGCGCTGCTGCGCCCGTTCCTGGCCGACGGGAGCGGGGTCGGGGGCGGGGGCACGGAAGCGACGTGA
- a CDS encoding winged helix-turn-helix transcriptional regulator encodes MTTSESGGPGRRPGERGDLLDPLCPTRRLLDRIGTKWTSMVVKVLAEEAPDEIRFAELRRRVPGVSQKMLSVTLRSLVRDGLVARRVEPTVPPAVHYRLTALGLSLEGPLSALRVWAETHMPEIDRSNRLADG; translated from the coding sequence GTGACCACGTCCGAGTCCGGCGGACCCGGTCGGCGGCCAGGTGAGCGGGGCGACCTGCTGGACCCGCTCTGCCCGACCCGCCGGCTGCTCGACCGCATCGGCACCAAGTGGACGTCGATGGTGGTCAAGGTGCTGGCCGAGGAGGCGCCGGACGAGATCCGCTTCGCGGAACTGCGGCGCCGCGTCCCCGGCGTCTCGCAGAAGATGCTGTCCGTCACCCTGCGCAGCCTCGTCCGCGACGGCCTGGTCGCGCGCCGGGTGGAACCCACCGTGCCGCCCGCCGTCCACTACCGGCTCACCGCACTCGGCCTGTCCCTCGAGGGGCCGCTCTCCGCCCTGCGGGTCTGGGCCGAGACGCACATGCCGGAGATCGACCGCAGCAACCGGCTCGCCGACGGGTGA
- a CDS encoding TetR-like C-terminal domain-containing protein, translating into MRRAVLDATVRLLAEGGLEAASVAAVAAAAGVHETSVYRNWGTRERLLREALADYTDQAMPLPDTGSLRTDLHRLLTALGAFLDTPEGPALLHLSIAPATAETRSGRDAYWADRLDRAEQLLRRAAARGEIRPDADPRAAVEALMSPLFARHLLLGEPVTPAFVTALVDLVLDGLAPR; encoded by the coding sequence ATGCGCCGGGCGGTCCTCGACGCGACGGTGCGCCTGCTCGCCGAGGGCGGCCTGGAGGCCGCCAGCGTCGCGGCGGTCGCCGCCGCCGCCGGGGTGCACGAGACCTCGGTGTACCGCAACTGGGGCACCCGGGAGCGCCTGCTGCGCGAAGCGCTCGCCGACTACACCGACCAGGCCATGCCGCTGCCCGACACCGGCAGCCTCCGCACCGACCTGCACCGGCTGCTCACCGCCCTCGGCGCCTTCCTCGACACCCCCGAGGGCCCGGCCCTGCTGCACCTGAGCATCGCCCCCGCCACCGCCGAGACCCGCAGCGGACGCGACGCCTACTGGGCCGACCGCCTCGACCGCGCCGAACAGCTCCTGCGCCGGGCCGCCGCCCGCGGCGAGATCCGCCCCGACGCCGACCCCCGCGCCGCCGTCGAGGCCCTGATGAGCCCGCTGTTCGCCCGCCACCTGCTGCTCGGCGAACCCGTCACGCCCGCCTTCGTCACCGCCCTGGTCGACCTCGTCCTGGACGGCCTCGCCCCGCGCTGA
- a CDS encoding aminoglycoside phosphotransferase family protein, translated as MEELARVGPEVRERFVGRFGGGVLGWCDALPGLVGELAGRWGLEPVAAGGGGTSRVFRCVRRGDGARVWLKLTPDPSIAGEEAEALRVWAGRASVVALLAANTAAGALLLADVRPGTPVRQLGWTLPEVASLLRDLRSATRPAGDSGLRPLAHRIDFLFDLAERRASAAGAGAGADLAGPRAAALALAADGPTGLVHGDLHPSNVLSGPGGRLVAIDPRPTWGDPDFDAVDWALEGVTDLTALRRRTDRLAALVPGLSPDRLLAWCRALSALTAVPGRTRAGARTRRRASWPVWRACAPTDRPPLRPARTAPHLGRTPALRSGGCAHQAGARQAKTWRAGRGWGPADPHPRPPGGPAPRLTARP; from the coding sequence GTGGAGGAGTTGGCTCGGGTCGGGCCGGAGGTGCGGGAGCGGTTCGTCGGGCGGTTCGGGGGCGGGGTGCTCGGGTGGTGCGACGCGCTGCCCGGGCTGGTCGGGGAGTTGGCCGGGCGGTGGGGGCTGGAGCCGGTCGCGGCGGGGGGCGGGGGCACCTCGCGGGTGTTCCGCTGCGTGCGGCGCGGCGACGGTGCCCGGGTGTGGTTGAAGCTGACGCCCGATCCCTCGATCGCGGGCGAGGAGGCGGAGGCCCTGCGCGTCTGGGCGGGCAGGGCGTCGGTCGTCGCGCTGCTCGCGGCGAACACCGCCGCCGGGGCGCTGCTGCTCGCGGACGTCCGGCCCGGTACGCCGGTGCGGCAGCTCGGTTGGACCCTGCCCGAAGTCGCCTCCCTGCTGCGGGACCTGCGCTCCGCCACCCGGCCGGCGGGAGACTCGGGCCTGCGCCCGCTCGCGCACCGGATCGACTTCCTGTTCGACCTCGCCGAGCGCCGGGCGTCCGCCGCCGGGGCCGGGGCCGGGGCCGACCTGGCCGGGCCCCGGGCGGCGGCCCTGGCCCTCGCCGCCGACGGGCCGACCGGGCTGGTGCACGGCGACCTGCACCCGTCCAACGTGCTCTCCGGCCCCGGCGGGCGCCTGGTGGCGATCGACCCACGGCCGACCTGGGGCGACCCGGACTTCGACGCCGTGGACTGGGCCCTGGAGGGCGTCACCGACCTGACCGCGCTACGGCGGCGGACCGACCGGCTGGCCGCGCTCGTCCCCGGCCTCTCCCCCGACCGCCTACTGGCCTGGTGCCGCGCCCTGAGCGCCCTCACCGCCGTCCCCGGACGTACGCGGGCCGGGGCGAGGACTCGGAGACGCGCTTCCTGGCCCGTCTGGCGGGCCTGCGCCCCGACTGACCGCCCGCCCCTGAGACCGGCCCGGACCGCGCCGCACCTCGGCCGGACACCGGCGCTTCGGTCCGGCGGGTGCGCCCACCAGGCGGGGGCGAGGCAGGCGAAGACGTGGCGGGCAGGGCGGGGATGGGGACCCGCAGACCCGCATCCTCGCCCGCCCGGCGGGCCTGCGCCCCGGCTGACCGCCCGCCCCTGA
- a CDS encoding MFS transporter, which produces MTTYREVLGDPRFRLLFTTRTLGIVGDSLRITTLAVLIYAGTGSALLSAVAFGIGFLPQLLGSMLLGSLTDSLRPRPLITAGYLLDATAAALLALVRMPVAADLLLVGAVAVFTPVFNGASSRLVAQTLHGDTYVLGRSLTQIASSGAQLLGLAGGGVTVALLGPHGALLVAAGLHLANALAIRLRLPDLPPPRRATGSVLRQSLRGNGDLLRRTPVRRLLLAQWLPSAAVTGAESLVVAYAGARGFPAGGYGFLLACLPVGMLLGDLLVGRFAAPATRERLVAPLAALTGLPLLVFALPVPPPLCAAALLAAGPGFAYALGLQRSFLDVLPADGQGQAFTLLGSGTMTLQGVGPALLGTVATFTGTGPAMAIAGAAAVLTALWIATWHRPSRPAAASPTAAGAEVA; this is translated from the coding sequence ATGACGACCTACCGCGAGGTCCTGGGCGACCCGCGCTTCCGCCTGCTGTTCACCACCCGCACCCTCGGCATCGTCGGGGACTCGCTGCGGATCACCACCCTGGCCGTGCTGATCTACGCGGGCACCGGCTCCGCGCTGCTGAGCGCCGTCGCCTTCGGCATCGGCTTCCTGCCGCAGCTGCTCGGCTCGATGCTGCTCGGCTCGCTCACCGACAGCCTGCGCCCCCGGCCGCTGATCACGGCCGGGTACCTGCTGGACGCCACCGCCGCCGCCCTGCTCGCCCTGGTGCGGATGCCGGTCGCGGCCGACCTGCTGCTGGTCGGCGCGGTCGCGGTGTTCACCCCCGTGTTCAACGGCGCCTCCAGCCGCCTGGTCGCGCAGACCCTGCACGGGGACACCTACGTGCTGGGCCGGTCGCTGACCCAGATCGCCTCCTCCGGCGCCCAGTTGCTCGGCCTGGCCGGCGGCGGCGTGACGGTCGCCCTGCTCGGCCCGCACGGCGCCCTGCTGGTCGCCGCCGGGCTGCACCTCGCCAACGCACTCGCGATCCGGCTGCGGCTGCCCGACCTGCCGCCCCCGCGGCGGGCCACCGGCTCGGTGCTCCGGCAGAGCCTGCGCGGCAACGGCGACCTGCTGCGCCGCACCCCCGTCCGCCGCCTGCTGCTCGCCCAGTGGCTGCCGTCCGCCGCCGTGACCGGCGCCGAGTCGCTGGTCGTCGCGTACGCCGGGGCGCGGGGCTTCCCGGCCGGCGGGTACGGGTTCCTGCTGGCCTGCCTGCCGGTCGGGATGCTGCTCGGCGACCTGCTGGTCGGACGGTTCGCCGCCCCCGCCACCCGGGAGCGGCTGGTCGCGCCGCTGGCCGCGCTGACGGGCCTGCCGCTGCTGGTCTTCGCGCTGCCCGTGCCCCCGCCGCTGTGCGCCGCCGCCCTGCTGGCCGCCGGTCCCGGCTTCGCCTACGCGCTCGGCCTCCAGCGCTCCTTCCTGGACGTGCTCCCCGCGGACGGCCAGGGCCAGGCGTTCACCCTGCTCGGCTCCGGCACCATGACGCTCCAGGGCGTCGGCCCCGCCCTGCTCGGCACCGTCGCCACCTTCACCGGGACCGGCCCCGCGATGGCCATCGCGGGCGCGGCCGCCGTCCTGACCGCGCTCTGGATCGCCACCTGGCACCGCCCGTCCCGCCCCGCCGCCGCGTCCCCCACGGCGGCGGGGGCGGAGGTGGCCTGA
- a CDS encoding discoidin domain-containing protein, whose amino-acid sequence MLNPPTRARRTVASLATLALGASGLLAAAFVNAGTAHAAAVPALSPLAVPNRGASVPFIEQEAEYAATNGTVVGPDRLYGHLPSEASGRQAVTLNAVGQYVEFTLTAPANSIDFRYSLPDSSDGKGRDASMDLLVNGQKLKNVDVTSKYSWYYGGYPFNNNPGDTNPHHFFDETRTLLGSTYPIGTKIRLQVSSTAQSPTFTIDLADFENVGAPIAKPANAIDVVADFGADPTGATDSTAKFQAAVNAGAAQGRTVYIPQGNFTLYDHVIVDKVTLAGAGPWYSVLGGRDPNNRSHAAGIYGKYVTSGGPSQNVTLKDFAIIGDIRERVDEDQVNGLGGAMSNSTVDNLWIQHTKVGAWMDGPMDRLTIKNSRILDQTADGVNFHTGVTNSTVTNTFVRNTGDDGLASWPERVANTNDSFTHNTVVLPILANNIVTYGGKDFTISDNVMSDTISNGGGLHIANRYPGVNSGSGTAVAGTITAARNTLIRTGNSDFNWQFGVGAIWFDGLNEPITGATINITDTDILDSSYEAIQTIEGGVTGVNLTNVNIDGAGTYAIQAQANAQLKFTNVKAKNIAQSATPIHNCVGTGFQITDGGGNSGLTGSTCTGQWPAPVWTYNGVPVGGGNGSSSPSPSPSTSNPSSPSPSPSPSTSTPPTCPSGTGNLAQGRPATASGTSQTYGPGNTVDGDANTYWESANNAFPQWVQVDLGCSLSLTKAVLKLPPASAWASRTQTLSVQGSTDGTTFTTLVGSAGYTFDPATGNTVTINLPATPTRYLRLNVTGNTGWPAAQLSEFQVFGGGNGSSSPSSSPSSSPSSSPRGRPARPAAATWRRAVRPPPPAPARPTVRATRSTVTPTRTGRAPTTPSRSGSRSTWAAPAA is encoded by the coding sequence ATGCTGAATCCCCCCACCCGCGCCAGACGGACCGTCGCGTCCCTGGCGACGCTCGCCCTGGGCGCCTCCGGCCTGCTGGCGGCGGCGTTCGTCAACGCCGGCACGGCCCACGCCGCCGCCGTCCCCGCGCTCTCCCCGCTGGCCGTCCCGAACCGCGGCGCGAGCGTCCCGTTCATCGAGCAGGAGGCCGAGTACGCGGCCACCAACGGCACCGTGGTCGGGCCGGACCGGCTGTACGGCCACCTGCCCTCGGAAGCCTCCGGCCGGCAGGCCGTGACGCTGAACGCGGTCGGCCAGTACGTCGAGTTCACGCTCACCGCGCCCGCCAACTCGATCGACTTCCGCTACAGCCTGCCGGACTCCTCGGACGGCAAGGGCCGCGACGCCTCGATGGACCTGCTGGTCAACGGGCAGAAGCTGAAGAACGTCGACGTGACCTCCAAGTACAGCTGGTACTACGGCGGTTACCCGTTCAACAACAACCCGGGCGACACCAACCCGCACCACTTCTTCGACGAGACCCGCACCCTGCTCGGCAGCACCTACCCGATCGGGACGAAGATCCGGCTGCAGGTCTCCTCCACCGCGCAGTCGCCGACCTTCACCATCGACCTGGCCGACTTCGAGAACGTCGGCGCGCCGATCGCCAAGCCCGCCAACGCGATCGACGTGGTCGCGGACTTCGGCGCCGACCCCACCGGCGCCACCGACTCCACCGCCAAGTTCCAGGCCGCGGTGAACGCCGGTGCGGCGCAGGGCCGGACGGTCTACATCCCGCAGGGCAACTTCACCCTGTACGACCACGTGATCGTGGACAAGGTGACGCTGGCCGGCGCGGGCCCCTGGTACAGCGTGCTGGGCGGGCGCGACCCGAACAACCGCAGCCACGCGGCCGGCATCTACGGCAAGTACGTCACCTCCGGCGGCCCGAGCCAGAACGTCACGCTCAAGGACTTCGCCATCATCGGCGACATCCGCGAGCGGGTCGACGAGGACCAGGTCAACGGCCTGGGCGGCGCGATGTCCAACTCCACGGTGGACAACCTGTGGATCCAGCACACCAAGGTCGGCGCCTGGATGGACGGTCCGATGGACCGGCTCACCATCAAGAACAGCCGCATCCTCGACCAGACCGCGGACGGCGTCAACTTCCACACCGGCGTGACCAACTCGACGGTCACCAACACCTTCGTGCGCAACACCGGTGACGACGGCCTGGCCTCCTGGCCGGAGCGGGTGGCGAACACCAACGACAGCTTCACCCACAACACGGTGGTGCTGCCGATCCTCGCCAACAACATCGTCACGTACGGCGGCAAGGACTTCACCATCTCGGACAACGTCATGTCCGACACCATCAGCAACGGCGGCGGCCTGCACATCGCCAACCGCTACCCGGGCGTCAACTCCGGCAGCGGCACCGCCGTCGCCGGCACCATCACCGCCGCCCGCAACACCCTGATCCGCACCGGCAACAGCGACTTCAACTGGCAGTTCGGCGTCGGCGCGATCTGGTTCGACGGCCTGAACGAGCCGATCACCGGCGCGACCATCAACATCACCGACACCGACATCCTGGACAGCTCCTACGAGGCGATCCAGACCATCGAGGGCGGTGTCACCGGCGTCAACCTGACCAACGTGAACATCGACGGCGCGGGCACCTACGCCATCCAGGCGCAGGCCAACGCCCAGCTGAAGTTCACCAACGTCAAGGCCAAGAACATCGCGCAGTCCGCCACCCCGATCCACAACTGCGTGGGCACCGGCTTCCAGATCACCGACGGCGGCGGCAACTCCGGCCTCACCGGCTCGACCTGCACCGGCCAGTGGCCCGCGCCGGTCTGGACGTACAACGGCGTTCCGGTCGGCGGCGGCAACGGCAGCTCCTCGCCGTCCCCGTCCCCGTCCACCTCGAACCCCTCCTCGCCGTCCCCGTCCCCGTCGCCCTCCACCTCCACCCCGCCGACCTGCCCGAGCGGCACCGGCAACCTGGCGCAGGGCCGTCCGGCCACCGCCTCCGGCACCAGCCAGACCTACGGCCCCGGCAACACGGTCGACGGTGACGCCAACACCTACTGGGAGAGCGCCAACAACGCCTTCCCGCAGTGGGTCCAGGTCGACCTGGGCTGCTCGCTGAGCCTGACCAAGGCCGTCCTCAAGCTCCCGCCGGCCAGCGCCTGGGCCTCCCGGACCCAGACCCTCAGCGTCCAGGGCTCCACCGACGGCACCACCTTCACCACCCTGGTGGGCTCCGCCGGCTACACCTTCGACCCGGCCACCGGCAACACCGTCACCATCAACCTCCCGGCCACGCCGACCCGCTACCTGCGCCTGAACGTCACCGGCAACACCGGCTGGCCCGCCGCGCAGCTCTCCGAGTTCCAGGTGTTCGGCGGCGGCAACGGCAGCTCCTCGCCGTCCTCCTCCCCGTCGTCCTCGCCGTCCTCGTCCCCTCGGGGCCGACCTGCCCGACCGGCAGCGGCAACCTGGCGCAGGGCCGTCCGGCCACCGCCTCCGGCACCAGCCAGACCTACGGTCCGGGCAACGCGGTCGACGGTGACGCCAACTCGTACTGGGAGAGCGCCAACAACGCCTTCCCGCAGTGGGTCCAGGTCGACCTGGGCTGCTCCCGCAGCCTGA
- a CDS encoding VOC family protein — MACRIGELVLDCADPERLAAFWGAVLGYVELGREPDGSIELGPPADGYGGPLPALVLSPTTDPRPVRLPLHLDLSPLGPDPATETDPDTATETARLLALGARRLGTTTDRLVLADPEGNEFCLRRPRTASS, encoded by the coding sequence ATGGCGTGCCGCATCGGCGAGTTGGTGCTGGACTGCGCGGACCCGGAGCGGCTGGCCGCGTTCTGGGGCGCGGTGCTCGGGTACGTCGAGCTGGGCCGGGAACCGGACGGCAGCATCGAACTCGGACCGCCCGCGGACGGCTACGGCGGGCCGCTCCCCGCCCTGGTGCTGAGCCCGACCACCGATCCCCGACCGGTCCGCCTCCCCCTGCACCTCGACCTGAGCCCCCTCGGCCCCGACCCGGCCACGGAGACGGACCCGGACACGGCCACGGAGACGGCCCGACTGCTGGCCCTCGGCGCCCGACGGCTCGGAACGACGACGGACCGGCTGGTGCTGGCGGACCCGGAGGGCAACGAATTCTGCCTGCGCCGCCCCCGGACCGCCTCGTCCTGA
- a CDS encoding SDR family NAD(P)-dependent oxidoreductase has protein sequence MGLLEDKVTIVTGAGRGIGAAAARLFAREGAALVLAARSGDEVAALAAELREAGARAVPVAVDLTTAAGADLLVDTALRSYGRLDAAFDNAGNGLPPAPLAERAEEDWDGVHALNLRGTWLCLRAQLAALVAGGRGGSVVVNSGVGALVGGFGDGVQQAAKHGLTGLVRAAVADYAPHGIRVNAVAPGVVRTPGTEDLFALGPAFTDLVARSTPLGRPARPEEVAQAAAWLLSDRASYVTGVTLPVDGGITATRRFD, from the coding sequence ATGGGACTTCTCGAGGACAAGGTCACGATCGTCACCGGCGCGGGACGCGGTATCGGTGCGGCCGCCGCGCGGCTGTTCGCCCGGGAGGGCGCGGCGCTGGTGCTGGCGGCCCGGAGCGGGGACGAAGTGGCGGCGCTGGCCGCCGAGTTGCGGGAGGCGGGAGCGCGGGCGGTGCCGGTGGCCGTCGACCTGACCACCGCGGCGGGCGCGGACCTGCTGGTCGACACCGCGCTGCGCAGCTACGGGCGGCTGGACGCGGCGTTCGACAACGCGGGCAACGGCCTGCCGCCCGCGCCGCTGGCCGAGCGCGCCGAGGAGGACTGGGACGGCGTGCACGCGCTGAACCTGCGCGGCACCTGGCTGTGCCTGCGGGCGCAGCTCGCGGCGCTGGTGGCGGGCGGCCGGGGCGGGTCGGTGGTGGTCAACTCGGGGGTGGGGGCGCTGGTCGGCGGGTTCGGCGACGGTGTGCAGCAGGCCGCGAAGCACGGGCTGACCGGCCTGGTGCGGGCGGCGGTGGCGGACTACGCGCCGCACGGCATCCGGGTCAACGCGGTGGCGCCGGGCGTGGTGCGCACCCCCGGCACCGAGGACCTCTTCGCGCTCGGCCCGGCCTTCACCGACCTGGTGGCCCGCTCGACCCCGCTGGGCCGCCCGGCCCGGCCCGAGGAGGTCGCGCAGGCGGCGGCGTGGCTGCTCAGCGACCGCGCCTCGTACGTCACCGGCGTGACCCTGCCGGTGGACGGGGGCATCACCGCGACCCGCCGCTTCGACTGA
- a CDS encoding maleylpyruvate isomerase N-terminal domain-containing protein, which translates to MTTPLAFSDLLDLVDERSAALRKAVAEAPDLTARVPSCPDWALSDLLDHITGVHLFWAAAVAAGPGFTPQRPALETGLPAARALARAEAATSDVLAALREAGPDRACWTWWQGSGVPGDSGAVARHQVQEAAVHAHDAQLALGAPLPLPEAVALDGLDEFRDLYWAMSAPWPHAPVALRLRTAEGPELALDLTPAEAAPGQGPAGLELAGTASDLLLALHRRRPSADLLAAGDPAVLEQLLAWPRLG; encoded by the coding sequence ATGACCACTCCGCTTGCCTTTTCGGACCTGCTAGACCTCGTCGACGAGCGCTCCGCCGCGCTGCGCAAGGCCGTCGCCGAGGCACCCGACCTGACGGCCCGCGTCCCCAGCTGTCCCGACTGGGCGCTCTCGGACCTGCTCGACCACATCACCGGCGTGCACCTGTTCTGGGCGGCGGCCGTGGCCGCGGGCCCCGGCTTCACCCCGCAGCGCCCGGCGCTGGAGACCGGCCTCCCGGCCGCCCGGGCGCTGGCCCGGGCCGAGGCGGCGACCTCCGACGTGCTCGCGGCGCTCCGGGAGGCCGGTCCCGACCGCGCCTGCTGGACGTGGTGGCAGGGCAGCGGCGTTCCCGGCGACAGCGGGGCGGTCGCCCGCCACCAGGTGCAGGAGGCCGCCGTGCACGCCCACGACGCCCAACTCGCCCTCGGCGCGCCCCTCCCGCTGCCGGAGGCCGTCGCCCTGGACGGCCTGGACGAGTTCCGCGACCTGTACTGGGCGATGTCCGCCCCGTGGCCGCACGCCCCCGTTGCCCTCCGGCTGCGCACCGCCGAGGGCCCCGAGCTGGCCCTCGACCTCACCCCGGCGGAGGCCGCCCCCGGGCAGGGCCCCGCCGGGCTGGAACTCGCCGGCACCGCGAGCGACCTCCTGCTCGCCCTGCACCGCCGCCGCCCGTCCGCCGATCTGCTCGCGGCCGGCGACCCGGCCGTCCTGGAGCAGCTGCTGGCCTGGCCCCGGCTCGGCTGA
- a CDS encoding helix-turn-helix transcriptional regulator — MPETPLGAFLRARRARLAPSDLGLAATGRRRTPGLRREEVAARAGISPDYYARLEQGRQRVPTGPVLDGIADALRLADAERAYLHRLAGRRPAPERPEERRGVSASTLALLDTLDAAPAFATGPTFDLLAWNRPAALLMAEPARRPPHERNLLWQVFCCPYGSRTADNHAPERSIGADLVASLRAHHADRPADRNLADLVDRFSAASPAFAALWSHHRAGPPGPGRLHVRHPALDTDVLEYTVLALPEPGRHVFACLAPPGGRTRRAFAAFAAERGVEAPVPG; from the coding sequence ATGCCCGAGACCCCGCTGGGCGCGTTCCTGCGCGCCCGCCGCGCCCGCCTGGCGCCGTCCGACCTCGGCCTCGCCGCGACCGGCCGGCGGCGCACCCCCGGGCTGCGGCGGGAGGAGGTCGCGGCCCGGGCCGGGATCTCGCCGGACTACTACGCCCGGCTGGAGCAGGGCCGCCAACGGGTGCCCACCGGGCCGGTGCTGGACGGCATCGCGGACGCCCTGCGGCTGGCCGACGCCGAACGGGCCTACCTGCACCGGCTGGCCGGGCGGCGGCCCGCCCCGGAGCGGCCGGAGGAGCGGCGGGGCGTCTCGGCGAGCACCCTGGCCCTGCTCGACACCCTGGACGCCGCACCGGCGTTCGCCACCGGCCCGACCTTCGACCTGCTGGCCTGGAACCGGCCCGCCGCCCTGCTGATGGCCGAGCCCGCCCGCCGGCCCCCGCACGAACGGAACCTGCTCTGGCAGGTCTTCTGCTGCCCGTACGGCTCCCGCACCGCCGACAACCACGCCCCCGAACGGTCGATCGGCGCGGACCTGGTCGCCTCCCTGCGGGCCCACCACGCCGACCGCCCCGCCGACCGGAACCTCGCCGACCTGGTCGACCGCTTCTCCGCCGCGAGCCCGGCCTTCGCCGCCCTGTGGTCCCACCACCGGGCCGGCCCGCCCGGCCCCGGCCGCCTGCACGTCCGCCACCCCGCGCTGGACACCGACGTCCTGGAGTACACCGTCCTGGCCCTGCCCGAACCCGGCCGCCACGTCTTCGCCTGCCTCGCCCCACCCGGGGGCCGCACCCGCCGGGCCTTCGCGGCGTTCGCCGCCGAACGCGGGGTCGAAGCGCCGGTACCTGGCTGA
- a CDS encoding ArsR/SmtB family transcription factor, which yields MLRFEVAAEDLVRSRFALSPAFELANLLGLLDRGGERSLPPGWRERLRPAFLRLRADPAVRAALALRNERFGADFIAIPPRGMAQTWADDLAAILATPPESARAEIARCLAARPDTDGAARAVLAAPDAVRQVAGALDRAWHGLLARDWPQLRALCERDVVHRAGELGRRGWAAALAGLHENVRWRDGGIDVPPFDAATTYSLRGAGLLLVPSVFVWPGVAAHHDEPWPCTLIYPARGISALWEPGAAVPSDALAALLGRSRARVLAALDTPASTTQLARSLHQSPGAVADHLAVLRAAGLLSRARAGRSVLYRRTPTGDALVGSAP from the coding sequence ATGCTGAGGTTCGAGGTGGCCGCGGAGGACCTGGTGCGCAGCCGGTTCGCGCTCTCGCCCGCGTTCGAACTGGCCAATCTGCTGGGGCTGTTGGACCGGGGCGGGGAGCGGTCGCTGCCGCCGGGGTGGCGGGAGCGGCTGCGCCCGGCCTTCCTGCGGCTGCGGGCGGACCCGGCGGTGCGGGCCGCGCTGGCGCTGCGCAACGAGAGGTTCGGGGCGGACTTCATCGCCATCCCGCCGCGCGGCATGGCGCAGACCTGGGCGGACGACCTGGCCGCGATCCTGGCTACCCCGCCGGAGTCGGCCCGCGCCGAGATCGCCCGCTGCCTGGCGGCCCGCCCGGACACCGACGGCGCGGCCCGGGCGGTGCTGGCCGCGCCGGACGCCGTCCGGCAGGTCGCGGGGGCGCTCGACCGCGCCTGGCACGGGCTGCTGGCCCGGGACTGGCCGCAGCTGCGGGCCCTGTGCGAGCGCGACGTGGTGCACCGGGCGGGCGAGTTGGGCCGGCGCGGCTGGGCGGCGGCGCTGGCCGGGCTGCACGAGAACGTCCGCTGGCGGGACGGCGGCATCGACGTCCCGCCGTTCGACGCCGCCACCACCTACTCGCTGCGCGGCGCGGGGCTGCTGCTGGTCCCCTCGGTGTTCGTCTGGCCGGGCGTGGCCGCGCACCACGACGAGCCGTGGCCGTGCACCCTGATCTACCCGGCCCGCGGCATCTCGGCGCTGTGGGAGCCGGGCGCCGCCGTCCCGTCCGACGCGCTGGCCGCCCTGCTCGGCCGCTCCCGCGCCCGCGTCCTGGCCGCCCTGGACACCCCCGCCAGCACCACCCAGCTCGCCCGCAGCCTGCACCAGTCCCCCGGCGCCGTCGCCGACCACCTCGCCGTGCTGCGCGCCGCCGGCCTGCTCTCCCGGGCCCGCGCGGGCCGCTCGGTGCTCTACCGGCGCACCCCGACGGGCGACGCCCTGGTCGGGTCCGCGCCCTGA